A region from the Agrobacterium cucumeris genome encodes:
- a CDS encoding DUF1499 domain-containing protein has protein sequence MTVRFVRPFSVAAYLSRYLGLAALALFLIAACVHRFGPLTTPDLVGLLIIAAGIALAAVLLALIGLERLWTKGARGGLSALAALLLSALPLGVVGYGAYLYWQQPKIYDISTDLTDVPEWLVTPVANQQWLARPAMVAKEDRDAQAIAYASLAGRRYEGAIDRIYAAAKKMAAAQNIRISHTRGVIGAEEAPSTGIPEQDKTPPAEEGPVEDLPSIVPVPTARPAEAPQPTFFNGSGVVLMQGETRTRIWGLRFDILIRLREEAETTIVDIRVASRYAPHDLGMGAAIAEAYLDALDAEMQGLNDN, from the coding sequence ATGACTGTGCGTTTCGTCCGGCCTTTTTCGGTTGCAGCCTATCTTTCCCGCTATCTCGGTCTGGCGGCGCTGGCGCTATTTCTGATTGCCGCCTGTGTCCACCGGTTTGGACCACTGACGACGCCTGACCTCGTGGGGTTGCTGATAATTGCCGCCGGCATCGCGTTGGCGGCGGTGCTTCTGGCGCTGATCGGCCTTGAGCGACTGTGGACAAAGGGCGCGCGCGGCGGACTTTCAGCGCTTGCCGCTCTTCTCCTGTCGGCCCTGCCGCTCGGTGTGGTCGGTTACGGCGCATATCTTTATTGGCAGCAGCCGAAGATTTACGACATCTCGACCGACCTGACCGACGTGCCGGAATGGCTGGTGACGCCGGTGGCGAACCAGCAATGGCTGGCAAGGCCCGCCATGGTGGCAAAGGAAGACCGGGACGCGCAGGCGATTGCCTATGCCAGCCTCGCCGGCCGCCGTTATGAAGGCGCGATCGACCGCATCTATGCCGCCGCCAAGAAGATGGCCGCTGCCCAGAATATCCGCATCAGCCACACAAGAGGCGTCATCGGCGCGGAAGAAGCGCCCTCCACCGGCATTCCAGAACAGGACAAGACTCCCCCGGCTGAAGAGGGCCCAGTGGAAGACCTGCCCTCCATCGTGCCGGTGCCCACGGCCCGGCCGGCTGAGGCGCCGCAGCCCACCTTCTTTAATGGCAGCGGCGTGGTGCTGATGCAGGGCGAAACGCGCACCCGCATCTGGGGCCTGCGTTTTGATATCCTCATCCGCCTCAGGGAAGAGGCGGAAACCACCATCGTCGATATCCGCGTCGCCTCGCGTTATGCCCCGCATGATCTCGGCATGGGGGCTGCGATCGCCGAGGCCTATCTCGATGCGCTGGATGCGGAAATGCAGGGGTTGAACGACAATTGA
- the ppdK gene encoding pyruvate, phosphate dikinase translates to MKKWVYTFGNGAAEGRAGDVAILGGKGANLAEMASLGLPVPPGLTIITDACALYHKNGRDLPEELKLQVMAGLHGMETVTGKTFGGSQSPLLLSVRSGARASMPGMMDTVLNLGLNDRTVEALGHDAGDARFAWDSYRRFIQMYADVVMGLDHELFEEILEDEKGRLGHEYDTDMSAVEWQHVVSLYKKLIEDELGEAFPQDCHVQLWGAIGAVFASWTNHRAVTYRHLHNIPGDWGTAVNVQAMVFGNLGSSSATGVAFTRNPSTGEAELYGEFLVNAQGEDVVAGIRTPQSITEAARLASGSDKPSMEKLMPEAFSEFLAICKRLENHYRDMQDLEFTIERGKLWMLQTRSGKRTTRAAMKIAVDMVEAGTISQEEAVCRIEPSSLDQLLHPTIDPGISRPVIGSGLPASPGAATGEIVFTSEEAVAAEAEGRRVILVRIETSPEDIHGMHAAEGILTTRGGMTSHAAVVARGMGIPCVTGAGSMRVDMRNKVLIGVGCMLKRGDIITIDGSSGRVLKGEVPMTQPELSGDFGKLMVWADNLRRMTVRTNADTPADARAARAFGAEGIGLCRTEHMFFEGDRIHVMREMILAESERGRRAALDELLPMQRSDFTELFQIMHGLPVTIRLLDPPLHEFLPKTDGEIVEVAAAMGMPQTVFRQRLDALHEFNPMLGHRGCRLAISYPEIAEMQARAIFEAAVEAARITGAPVVPEIMVPLVGLRSELDYVTEVIDRVAAAVAQETGMEIEYLTGTMIELPRAALRAHVIAEAAEFFSFGTNDLTQTTFGISRDDAARFINTYQRKGIIERDPFISLDFDGVGELIRIAAERGRQTRPELKLGICGEHGGDPASIHFCEDADLDYVSCSPFRVPIARLAAAQATLAARAKEGQVASNVAFIPVRGSVGR, encoded by the coding sequence ATGAAAAAATGGGTTTATACCTTCGGCAATGGTGCTGCCGAAGGCAGGGCAGGTGACGTTGCAATATTGGGCGGCAAGGGCGCGAACCTTGCCGAAATGGCAAGTCTCGGCCTACCCGTTCCCCCCGGCCTCACCATCATTACCGATGCCTGCGCCCTTTATCACAAGAACGGCCGCGATCTTCCCGAAGAGCTGAAGCTGCAAGTCATGGCCGGCCTGCACGGCATGGAAACCGTGACCGGCAAGACCTTCGGCGGCAGCCAGTCGCCGCTGCTTCTTTCCGTCCGCTCCGGCGCGCGCGCCTCCATGCCGGGCATGATGGATACCGTGCTTAATCTCGGTCTCAATGATCGCACCGTCGAGGCGCTGGGCCATGATGCCGGCGACGCCCGTTTTGCCTGGGACAGCTACCGCCGCTTCATCCAGATGTATGCCGATGTCGTCATGGGCCTCGATCATGAACTGTTCGAGGAAATTCTCGAGGATGAAAAGGGCCGGCTCGGCCATGAATATGATACCGACATGTCGGCGGTCGAATGGCAGCACGTCGTTTCGCTTTACAAGAAGCTGATCGAGGACGAGCTGGGCGAAGCCTTCCCGCAGGACTGTCACGTGCAGCTCTGGGGCGCCATCGGCGCTGTCTTCGCCAGCTGGACCAACCACCGCGCCGTGACCTACCGGCATCTGCACAATATTCCGGGTGACTGGGGTACGGCGGTCAACGTTCAGGCCATGGTCTTCGGCAATCTCGGTTCGTCTTCGGCAACCGGCGTCGCCTTCACCCGCAATCCTTCCACCGGCGAGGCGGAGCTTTACGGCGAATTCCTCGTCAATGCGCAGGGGGAAGATGTGGTGGCGGGCATCCGCACGCCGCAGTCGATCACCGAGGCTGCGCGGCTGGCATCGGGTTCCGACAAGCCCTCCATGGAAAAGCTGATGCCGGAGGCGTTCAGTGAGTTCCTGGCCATCTGCAAGCGGCTGGAAAACCATTATCGCGACATGCAGGATCTGGAATTCACCATCGAGCGCGGCAAGCTCTGGATGCTGCAGACCCGTTCCGGCAAACGCACCACCCGCGCCGCCATGAAGATTGCCGTCGATATGGTGGAAGCAGGCACGATTTCGCAGGAGGAGGCGGTCTGCCGCATCGAGCCCTCATCGCTCGACCAGCTGCTGCACCCGACGATTGATCCGGGCATTTCCCGCCCCGTCATCGGCTCCGGCCTGCCGGCCTCTCCGGGAGCTGCTACGGGTGAGATCGTCTTCACCTCGGAAGAGGCGGTTGCAGCGGAAGCCGAAGGCCGCCGGGTCATTCTGGTGCGCATCGAAACCAGCCCGGAAGATATTCACGGCATGCACGCCGCCGAAGGCATTCTGACGACGCGTGGCGGCATGACCAGCCACGCCGCCGTGGTGGCGCGCGGCATGGGCATCCCCTGCGTCACCGGTGCCGGTTCCATGCGCGTCGACATGCGCAACAAGGTACTGATCGGCGTCGGCTGTATGCTCAAGCGCGGCGATATCATCACCATCGATGGCTCTTCCGGCCGGGTGCTGAAGGGCGAAGTGCCGATGACGCAGCCGGAACTGTCTGGCGATTTCGGCAAGCTGATGGTCTGGGCCGACAATCTGCGCCGCATGACGGTGCGGACCAATGCCGACACCCCGGCCGACGCCCGCGCCGCCCGCGCCTTCGGGGCGGAAGGCATTGGCCTCTGCCGCACCGAACACATGTTCTTCGAGGGCGACCGTATCCACGTGATGCGCGAAATGATCCTTGCCGAGAGCGAAAGGGGCAGGCGGGCAGCGCTCGATGAGCTTCTGCCGATGCAACGATCGGATTTCACCGAACTGTTCCAGATCATGCATGGCCTGCCGGTGACGATCCGTCTGCTCGATCCGCCGCTGCACGAATTCCTGCCGAAGACCGATGGCGAGATCGTCGAGGTGGCGGCCGCCATGGGCATGCCGCAGACCGTGTTCCGTCAGCGGCTGGATGCGCTGCATGAATTTAACCCCATGCTCGGCCATCGCGGCTGCCGTCTCGCCATTTCTTATCCCGAGATCGCCGAAATGCAGGCCCGCGCCATTTTCGAAGCCGCCGTTGAGGCAGCCCGCATCACCGGCGCGCCCGTTGTGCCTGAGATCATGGTGCCGCTGGTCGGCCTGCGCTCAGAGCTGGATTATGTCACCGAGGTTATTGATCGTGTCGCTGCCGCGGTGGCGCAGGAAACCGGTATGGAGATCGAATATCTAACCGGCACCATGATCGAACTGCCGCGCGCTGCACTGCGCGCCCATGTCATCGCCGAAGCCGCGGAATTTTTCTCTTTCGGCACCAACGATTTGACGCAGACGACCTTCGGCATTTCCCGTGATGATGCAGCGCGCTTCATCAACACCTATCAGCGCAAGGGCATCATCGAGCGCGACCCGTTCATCTCGCTCGATTTTGATGGTGTGGGGGAATTGATCCGCATCGCCGCCGAACGCGGCCGCCAGACACGACCGGAACTGAAGCTCGGCATTTGCGGCGAACATGGCGGCGATCCGGCCTCGATCCATTTCTGCGAGGATGCTGATCTCGATTACGTGTCCTGTTCGCCGTTCCGCGTGCCGATTGCCCGCCTTGCCGCCGCGCAGGCAACGCTTGCTGCGCGGGCGAAGGAGGGGCAGGTTGCAAGCAACGTTGCCTTCATTCCCGTCAGGGGTTCTGTCGGACGATGA
- a CDS encoding dicarboxylate/amino acid:cation symporter, whose amino-acid sequence MSQATTSAGPSGPKPFYRNFGFQVLIAMVIGLLLGLVARNIGPDAAGSPNGLSVTLQTIGSIFVQLLRALVPPLIFTAIVASIANLKNLSNAAKLVWQTLLWFAITALIAVVIGIVLGLVIQPGVNTAIANTAAAAPSSTGSWLDFLKGLVPANVFGLEASTKINNGSGSTSLNFNVLQLLVVSIAFGVAALKAGKAAEPFLAFNQSLLAIVRKILWWVIRLTPIGTIGLLGRAVDQYGWTTLSQLGWYAAAVYIGLALVLFVVYPALLIAHGLKPSRFFAGAWPAIQLAFVSRSSIGTLPVTETVTEKSLGVPREYAAFSVPLGATTKMDGCAAIYPAISAIFIAQFFQVPLGIQEYVLIVFVSVLGSAATAGLTGAVVMLTLTLSTLGLPLEGVGLLLAIDPILDMGRTAVNVAGQALVPTIVAKREGILNEAVYNNAKDIDALDDREVAPA is encoded by the coding sequence ATGTCACAGGCAACGACGTCCGCCGGCCCCTCCGGGCCTAAACCCTTTTATCGCAATTTCGGCTTTCAGGTTCTGATCGCCATGGTCATCGGCCTGCTGCTCGGACTCGTTGCGCGCAACATCGGTCCCGATGCCGCCGGCAGCCCGAACGGGCTTTCCGTGACGCTGCAGACCATCGGCAGCATTTTCGTGCAGCTCCTGCGAGCGCTAGTGCCGCCGCTGATCTTCACGGCCATCGTCGCCTCCATCGCCAATCTCAAGAACCTTTCGAATGCGGCAAAGCTCGTCTGGCAGACGCTTTTGTGGTTCGCCATCACGGCGCTCATCGCCGTGGTCATCGGCATCGTGCTCGGCCTCGTCATTCAGCCGGGTGTCAACACGGCGATTGCCAATACGGCAGCGGCAGCCCCCTCCTCCACCGGCTCCTGGCTGGACTTTCTCAAGGGCCTCGTTCCGGCCAACGTCTTCGGCCTTGAAGCCTCTACCAAAATCAACAACGGTTCCGGCAGCACCTCGCTGAACTTCAACGTTCTGCAGCTGCTGGTGGTGTCGATTGCCTTTGGTGTTGCGGCGCTGAAAGCTGGCAAGGCAGCGGAGCCGTTCCTTGCCTTCAACCAGTCGCTCCTTGCCATCGTGCGTAAGATCCTGTGGTGGGTCATCCGCCTCACCCCCATCGGCACCATCGGCCTGCTCGGGCGTGCGGTTGACCAATATGGCTGGACGACGCTTTCGCAGCTCGGCTGGTATGCGGCGGCCGTTTATATTGGTCTCGCGCTGGTGCTCTTCGTGGTCTATCCGGCGCTGCTGATCGCCCATGGCCTGAAGCCGTCACGCTTCTTTGCGGGCGCGTGGCCAGCCATCCAGCTCGCTTTCGTGTCGCGCTCGTCCATCGGCACGCTGCCCGTCACCGAAACCGTGACGGAAAAGAGCCTCGGCGTGCCGCGCGAATATGCCGCCTTCTCCGTGCCGCTCGGCGCCACCACCAAGATGGACGGCTGCGCCGCCATCTATCCGGCGATTTCGGCGATCTTCATCGCGCAGTTCTTCCAGGTACCGCTCGGCATTCAGGAATATGTGCTGATCGTCTTCGTTTCGGTGCTGGGTTCGGCTGCAACAGCGGGTCTCACAGGCGCGGTGGTGATGCTGACGCTGACACTCTCCACGCTTGGGCTGCCACTCGAAGGCGTGGGCCTGCTGCTTGCCATCGACCCGATCCTCGACATGGGCCGCACGGCGGTCAACGTTGCCGGTCAGGCGCTGGTGCCGACCATCGTCGCCAAGCGCGAAGGCATTCTCAATGAGGCCGTCTACAACAACGCCAAGGACATCGACGCGCTCGATGACCGGGAAGTGGCGCCGGCCTGA
- a CDS encoding MBL fold metallo-hydrolase, with product MADPAFDLDFKPAYGEAVPVAPLIQRLTVNNPSAFTFHGTNSYIVGDRSVAVIDPGPEDEAHFQALMTALDGREVTHIFVSHTHRDHSPLARRLKQATGAITVAEGPHRAARPLYAGETNPFAESSDTAFVPDIALGDGQSLSGDGWTLTALHTPGHTANHAAFALDGSGIVFSADHVMAWATTIVAPPDGAMSDYMTSLERLLTRDDRLFLPGHGGPVTDPAAFMRGLRAHRRMREKAVLKRIRDGDRLIADMVKVIYASTDKRLHGAAALSVLAHIEDLIEKGEVRTDGTPSLLGEYFPA from the coding sequence ATGGCGGACCCGGCATTCGATCTCGATTTCAAGCCGGCCTATGGCGAGGCGGTTCCTGTCGCCCCACTGATCCAGCGCCTCACCGTCAACAATCCTTCCGCCTTCACCTTCCATGGCACCAACTCCTATATCGTCGGCGACCGTTCCGTCGCCGTCATCGATCCCGGCCCGGAGGATGAGGCGCATTTTCAGGCGCTGATGACGGCGCTTGACGGCCGCGAGGTCACTCACATCTTTGTCAGCCACACCCATCGCGATCACTCACCGCTTGCCCGGCGGCTGAAGCAAGCGACGGGAGCGATAACGGTTGCGGAAGGTCCGCACCGCGCCGCCCGGCCGCTCTATGCGGGTGAAACCAACCCATTTGCCGAAAGCTCCGATACGGCTTTCGTGCCCGATATCGCGCTTGGTGACGGGCAGAGCCTTTCCGGCGATGGCTGGACATTGACCGCGCTGCATACGCCGGGCCACACCGCTAATCACGCCGCCTTTGCGCTTGATGGCAGCGGCATCGTCTTTTCCGCCGATCATGTGATGGCCTGGGCCACCACCATCGTTGCACCGCCGGACGGGGCGATGAGCGATTACATGACCTCGCTGGAGCGACTGCTCACCCGCGACGATCGGCTGTTCCTGCCCGGCCATGGCGGGCCGGTCACCGATCCCGCCGCCTTCATGCGGGGCTTACGCGCCCACCGCCGCATGCGGGAAAAGGCGGTTCTGAAGCGTATCCGGGACGGCGACCGGCTGATCGCCGACATGGTGAAGGTGATCTATGCCAGCACCGACAAGCGCCTGCACGGGGCAGCCGCACTTTCCGTGCTGGCGCATATCGAAGACCTGATCGAAAAGGGCGAGGTGCGGACGGATGGTACGCCTTCACTCTTGGGCGAGTATTTTCCGGCCTGA
- a CDS encoding AAA family ATPase: METLTDRITRYLFARIRRLAILDLYERASVVGLLEADFIVAGDETTGTVWRVPEQSLRLLDADPAWARAELMRRLGKAPYRTTAIDVLIRDIPGEPPHENVRSAPKGRTDRENHAACRRPKSGADAASSVSEAPSASSEFLALLREQLAPPSVAHVAVALLVARAVGSSVPDLSVLSAALRNPGAFVLIKAPVGRFERRFGLMLEDGLILPYWTKLEDVHRSSPLSDGYGDRRRGKTRKTIKTLAGTDVPKAVERSLSRFLVDVLLERSAPVVLADETKTALPPFVSMTADLVLESGGLDHELIAELLQTCCGIAPKQSLRQMEKMALDLEGLSIDALALAVRPGRGLDSILSILEVLGERARSSDKSDDDDDDGRNSGRGSDRSGRPKVKSRFLIKDGDDPPKSVDGIDVVQPEKLAETSGKEGSGSASVDPANPEHSRLRQLRVERLSGYGDAHGWALDLKTDLQLWRDGGLAWSEMSTKLMLSGSPGTGKTTYARALCNTLQVPLLVTSVASWLEPGYLGDVLKRMSKAFELARENAPVILFIDEIDNIGSRSAGRREQHDDYWHSLINRLLELLDGTSKTDGVIVIAATNLPEKIDPALLRSGRLEKHVAIPLPDMEALAGILAHHLGDDLAGVLASAPSCRPKTIETARQQQVHVGGDADVIDQSNRGVSQDA, encoded by the coding sequence ATGGAAACGCTCACTGATCGCATCACGCGTTATCTGTTTGCCCGCATCCGCCGGCTGGCCATCCTCGATCTTTACGAGCGCGCCTCAGTCGTCGGATTGCTGGAGGCGGACTTCATCGTCGCTGGGGATGAGACGACCGGTACGGTCTGGCGTGTCCCGGAGCAATCCCTGCGATTGCTCGACGCCGACCCGGCTTGGGCGCGCGCCGAACTCATGCGGCGTCTCGGGAAAGCGCCATATAGGACGACGGCAATCGACGTGCTGATCCGGGACATTCCAGGAGAACCGCCACATGAAAACGTCCGTTCCGCCCCGAAGGGCAGGACCGATCGGGAAAACCATGCCGCATGCCGCCGCCCGAAATCGGGAGCCGATGCTGCATCGAGCGTTTCTGAAGCACCATCGGCGTCCAGCGAATTTCTGGCGCTGCTTCGCGAGCAGCTTGCTCCGCCAAGCGTCGCCCATGTCGCAGTCGCCCTATTGGTCGCCCGTGCCGTTGGTTCAAGCGTTCCCGACCTGTCGGTGCTCTCGGCCGCACTTCGGAACCCGGGAGCCTTCGTCTTGATCAAAGCACCGGTTGGCCGTTTCGAACGCCGCTTCGGTCTGATGCTCGAAGATGGCTTGATCCTGCCGTACTGGACGAAACTCGAAGACGTTCATCGCAGCAGCCCGCTCTCGGACGGATACGGTGATCGCCGCCGGGGAAAGACCCGTAAGACGATCAAGACACTAGCCGGCACCGATGTGCCGAAGGCGGTCGAGCGATCGTTGAGCCGGTTCCTCGTGGATGTCCTGCTGGAGCGGTCAGCGCCCGTGGTTCTTGCCGATGAGACAAAGACCGCGCTTCCGCCCTTTGTGTCGATGACGGCCGATCTCGTTCTCGAGAGCGGTGGCCTCGATCATGAACTGATCGCGGAACTCCTGCAGACGTGTTGCGGTATCGCGCCGAAGCAGTCGCTGCGGCAGATGGAGAAGATGGCGCTTGATCTTGAAGGGCTTTCGATCGATGCGCTGGCGCTGGCTGTTCGTCCCGGACGTGGTCTCGATAGCATCCTGTCAATCCTCGAAGTCCTCGGCGAACGGGCGCGCTCCTCCGACAAGTCGGACGATGATGACGATGACGGTCGCAACTCCGGGCGCGGTAGCGATCGGTCGGGGCGGCCGAAGGTCAAGAGCCGGTTTTTGATCAAGGACGGTGATGACCCACCAAAATCCGTGGATGGGATCGATGTCGTTCAGCCGGAGAAGCTGGCGGAGACATCCGGGAAGGAGGGCAGCGGCAGCGCATCCGTTGATCCGGCCAATCCGGAACACAGCCGGCTGCGTCAGCTGCGGGTCGAGAGACTCTCGGGCTATGGCGACGCACACGGTTGGGCGCTCGACCTCAAGACAGACCTTCAGCTCTGGCGCGACGGTGGGCTGGCCTGGAGCGAGATGAGTACGAAACTAATGCTGTCGGGATCGCCCGGCACCGGCAAGACGACCTATGCCCGCGCGCTTTGCAATACGTTGCAGGTTCCGCTGCTGGTGACGTCGGTAGCCTCCTGGCTTGAGCCTGGTTATCTCGGTGACGTTCTCAAGCGCATGTCCAAGGCGTTCGAGCTGGCACGGGAAAATGCTCCGGTCATCCTGTTCATCGACGAAATCGACAACATCGGAAGCCGGTCCGCAGGTCGACGGGAGCAGCACGATGACTACTGGCACTCGCTGATCAATCGGCTGCTTGAGCTTCTCGATGGAACCTCGAAGACCGATGGCGTGATCGTCATTGCCGCGACGAACCTCCCCGAAAAGATTGATCCGGCACTGTTGCGATCGGGCCGACTGGAAAAGCATGTCGCGATCCCTTTGCCGGATATGGAGGCACTGGCCGGCATCCTCGCTCATCATCTCGGTGACGATCTGGCTGGTGTGTTGGCGTCTGCGCCGTCATGCCGTCCCAAAACGATCGAAACAGCACGGCAACAACAGGTCCATGTCGGCGGTGATGCAGATGTCATCGACCAGTCCAATCGCGGAGTATCCCAAGATGCCTGA
- a CDS encoding ATP-dependent Zn protease, translating into MPEASQTITPEQHPDLRRLALLATGSTGADIERLVRDVRRKTRRQQRSLTWGDLEHALLAGQVKLSDDVRWRTAIHEAGHAIAFCDMRIAEVITASIGIGGMGQVVSRQGQHLPQTQDWLMRSIACMLAGRTAELLIFGDTVAGAGGYDDSDLARATEHAVAAETRLGFSNHQPLLYRSVAGSINELSLDRHLAERVNSRLMEAEAMARSLLENRRDALVAIATRLKDVGVMTGEEITHLLVASAGPPT; encoded by the coding sequence ATGCCTGAAGCCAGCCAGACGATTACACCTGAGCAGCATCCCGATCTTCGACGGCTGGCCTTGCTGGCGACCGGCAGCACCGGAGCCGACATAGAACGACTTGTGCGTGACGTTCGCCGGAAAACCAGAAGGCAGCAGCGGTCGCTGACTTGGGGCGATCTTGAGCATGCCTTGCTGGCCGGCCAGGTGAAACTCTCCGACGATGTGCGCTGGCGTACCGCCATCCACGAGGCGGGACATGCGATCGCCTTCTGTGACATGAGGATCGCAGAGGTCATCACCGCAAGCATCGGGATCGGAGGAATGGGGCAGGTGGTCAGCCGGCAAGGTCAACATCTCCCGCAGACGCAGGACTGGCTGATGCGCAGCATCGCCTGCATGCTGGCCGGGCGTACGGCAGAGCTGCTCATCTTTGGCGACACGGTGGCCGGGGCAGGTGGATACGATGATAGCGATCTGGCCAGGGCCACCGAACATGCGGTCGCCGCCGAGACCCGGCTCGGATTCTCCAATCATCAGCCGTTGCTCTATCGGTCAGTGGCAGGAAGCATCAACGAGCTCAGTCTCGACCGGCATCTGGCTGAGCGGGTCAACAGTCGCCTGATGGAAGCCGAAGCGATGGCCCGCAGTCTGCTGGAGAACAGGCGGGACGCGCTGGTCGCCATCGCCACGCGGTTGAAGGACGTCGGGGTCATGACGGGCGAGGAGATCACGCACCTGCTCGTCGCGTCCGCTGGTCCACCGACCTGA
- a CDS encoding site-specific integrase has translation MATIQHVYKRGSVYWWRRRLPLGTGVHAWVRLEISLHTKELERARVVAPEVTLASHRLLPSLRQKMISPEDAKKILIHAAKQHSFHLDSMMAAGSRTGVDAASKRLTEIQSGWALRLFAAQGINARIGPDEERQMRAAGLDDEMIHGVRETMGFLSTNGFGQIGRRQLEAILQDHNIAPAETHILQAEQLCLRGMSAALLNTERRWSGVRPDDIALLNAALVGDTAATAVSHAASSQSVSQRTSVAPFGSRTVPSFSQPYTPLEKVPASVRTIAVAAPPVETEDEFDLDDEDEAELELQDSDKGLVEIVQLAAEERVATKEWRHKMIKQHVSIAKLLVRFVGHDQPARLRQRNISEFRSMLFKLPKNHGKSPNDHIMPLSELLARATTLPPEEVGLSPATINRYMTQMGNIVDICKHAGFPFGNFEGVSGLRTKRKGDVRNERGRFSTEELQTIFSLPVWEGSSSFDERFGGGDEIFHDAAYWVPLLAIYVGTRREEMCGLLLDEVETHFELPCIRIEENFVRKLKNAQSKRRVPIHPELLRLGFLEYVDELRNLGHVLLFPELKAASPTTPMGDVFDDSWQKIRSTALPKAKDDGKVLHSLRHWCNNEMKQAGIREEYRKDILGHTNEGVNEGRYTDPARLRVMADALSTLPLPTAHLKAHPIRPIESVLTHSSRPARTKKTAT, from the coding sequence ATGGCAACGATTCAACACGTCTACAAGCGCGGTTCGGTCTACTGGTGGCGACGGCGTTTACCACTTGGAACAGGTGTCCATGCTTGGGTGAGGCTCGAAATCAGCCTGCACACCAAGGAACTGGAACGGGCGCGGGTCGTCGCTCCGGAGGTGACGCTTGCCAGCCATCGTCTCCTGCCCAGCCTGAGACAAAAGATGATATCGCCGGAAGACGCAAAGAAAATCCTGATACACGCCGCCAAGCAGCACAGCTTCCATCTGGATTCGATGATGGCGGCCGGTTCCAGAACAGGCGTCGACGCAGCAAGTAAGCGTTTAACGGAAATTCAGAGCGGTTGGGCGTTACGCCTGTTCGCCGCCCAAGGGATCAATGCAAGGATTGGTCCCGACGAAGAGCGCCAAATGCGCGCTGCCGGACTTGATGACGAGATGATCCACGGCGTTCGTGAGACAATGGGGTTCCTCAGTACCAATGGATTTGGCCAAATCGGTCGCCGTCAGCTGGAGGCTATCCTCCAGGACCACAACATCGCGCCGGCGGAAACGCACATCCTCCAAGCAGAGCAGCTTTGCTTGCGCGGCATGTCGGCAGCGTTGCTCAATACCGAACGGCGATGGTCCGGCGTCCGACCTGATGATATTGCCCTCCTCAATGCGGCGCTTGTCGGCGATACCGCAGCGACGGCTGTATCGCACGCTGCTTCGTCTCAATCCGTGTCGCAGCGAACGTCGGTAGCACCATTTGGAAGTCGAACTGTACCGTCGTTTTCGCAACCTTACACACCTCTTGAGAAGGTGCCTGCATCTGTTCGTACGATCGCGGTTGCCGCCCCTCCGGTTGAAACCGAGGACGAATTCGATCTCGACGATGAGGATGAAGCGGAACTGGAACTGCAGGATTCGGACAAGGGACTTGTCGAAATCGTCCAACTGGCAGCGGAGGAGAGGGTCGCAACCAAAGAATGGCGTCACAAGATGATTAAGCAACACGTGAGTATTGCCAAGTTGTTGGTTCGATTCGTCGGACACGACCAGCCGGCACGCTTGAGGCAGCGAAACATCTCGGAATTCCGAAGCATGCTGTTCAAGCTTCCGAAAAATCATGGAAAGTCGCCGAACGACCATATCATGCCCCTCAGCGAGCTTCTGGCTCGTGCCACGACGTTGCCGCCCGAGGAGGTTGGCTTGTCGCCCGCGACGATAAATCGCTACATGACCCAAATGGGCAACATCGTGGACATCTGCAAACACGCCGGATTTCCATTCGGGAATTTCGAGGGCGTTTCCGGCCTGCGAACCAAGAGGAAGGGCGACGTCAGAAACGAGCGTGGACGTTTCTCAACCGAGGAACTGCAGACCATCTTCTCGCTGCCAGTGTGGGAGGGGTCGAGTAGCTTCGACGAGCGCTTCGGCGGCGGAGACGAAATCTTCCATGACGCGGCCTATTGGGTTCCGTTACTGGCGATCTATGTCGGAACTCGTCGTGAAGAGATGTGTGGCTTGCTCCTCGATGAGGTCGAGACCCATTTTGAGCTTCCGTGCATCCGCATTGAGGAAAACTTCGTCCGCAAGCTGAAAAACGCTCAATCGAAGCGGCGCGTGCCCATCCACCCAGAGCTGCTTCGCCTCGGATTCCTTGAATACGTTGATGAGCTTCGCAATCTCGGTCACGTCCTGTTGTTCCCCGAACTGAAGGCTGCATCCCCTACGACGCCGATGGGTGACGTGTTTGATGACAGCTGGCAAAAAATACGATCGACAGCGCTGCCCAAGGCCAAGGATGATGGGAAGGTCCTGCATTCGCTGCGCCATTGGTGCAACAATGAAATGAAGCAGGCCGGCATTCGGGAGGAGTACCGAAAGGACATCCTGGGGCACACCAACGAGGGTGTGAATGAGGGGCGTTACACCGATCCGGCGCGGCTGCGTGTCATGGCCGATGCACTGTCAACATTGCCTTTACCGACCGCGCATTTGAAAGCTCATCCAATCCGACCGATCGAGTCAGTCCTGACGCATTCTTCCCGACCGGCACGAACCAAGAAAACTGCGACGTAA